Proteins from one Paraburkholderia acidisoli genomic window:
- a CDS encoding DUF1488 family protein: MQILFPNEAPAYLGGALTLAFPAMIDGERVECTITAAALEDHFGAESTRAEDMLTAFDHHRDRIEACARRLLSDTRAQCLVLRSGYVRFVQAHAA, from the coding sequence ATGCAGATCCTGTTTCCGAATGAGGCGCCCGCATACCTGGGCGGCGCACTGACCTTGGCGTTCCCGGCCATGATCGATGGAGAAAGGGTGGAATGTACGATCACGGCAGCCGCGCTGGAGGATCACTTCGGCGCGGAATCCACGCGCGCCGAGGACATGCTGACCGCCTTCGATCATCATCGCGATCGTATCGAAGCCTGCGCGCGCCGGCTGCTCTCGGACACGCGTGCGCAGTGTCTCGTGCTGCGCAGCGGTTACGTGCGTTTCGTGCAGGCTCACGCCGCCTGA
- a CDS encoding cytochrome b has translation MATFPAASERYTRPAVFFHWIIVVLIALAYLAIEIRGPRGSANRELWSNVHFWCGTLVLSLAVLRLLWRLWHGAPAEVDSNRVLRFLARLVHLALYLFIFVQPLMGILMINTGGHPVTLAGLGWDITLVGPDPAARKFFHNAHVLIGNAFYWVIGIHALAAIGHHVVMRDNTLRRMM, from the coding sequence GTGGCCACATTCCCCGCCGCATCGGAACGCTATACCCGCCCTGCCGTTTTCTTTCACTGGATCATCGTCGTACTCATCGCGCTCGCGTATCTCGCGATCGAGATTCGCGGGCCGCGCGGCTCGGCCAACCGCGAGCTGTGGTCCAACGTGCACTTCTGGTGCGGCACGCTCGTGCTCTCGCTGGCCGTGCTGCGCCTGCTGTGGCGCCTGTGGCACGGCGCGCCCGCCGAAGTCGATTCGAACCGCGTGCTGCGGTTTCTCGCGCGCCTCGTGCATCTCGCGCTCTATCTGTTCATCTTCGTGCAGCCGTTGATGGGCATTCTGATGATCAACACGGGCGGCCATCCCGTCACGCTCGCCGGGCTCGGCTGGGACATCACGCTGGTCGGCCCCGACCCGGCCGCGCGCAAGTTTTTCCACAACGCGCACGTGCTGATCGGCAACGCGTTCTACTGGGTGATCGGCATTCACGCGCTCGCCGCCATCGGCCACCACGTGGTGATGCGCGACAACACGCTGCGCCGCATGATGTGA
- a CDS encoding NCS2 family permease, giving the protein MDAIKRYFGFEEAGTNLRTELLAGFTTFLTMAYIIFVNPAILGDAGMPKESVFVATCLVAAIASIIMGLYANYPIALAPGMGLNAYFAYAVVKGMGFTWQAALGAVFISGCLFFIVTLLRVREAIITGIPHSLRVSITAGIGLFLGIISLKTSGVIVGSPATLVELGNLHDPHTILSIIGFFAIVTLDVLRVRGAILIGIVLVTVLSFFFGGNQFHGIFSAPPSIAPTFLQLDIKGALSTGVLNVILVFFLVELFDATGTLMGVANRAGLLVHGKMHRLNRALLADSTAILAGSVLGTSSTTAYIESASGVQAGGRTGLTAVTVAVLFLACLFVAPLAGVVPGYATAPALLYVSCLMLRELADLPWDDATEVVPAALTALAMPFTYSIANGVAFGFISYAGLKLLTGRFRQVKLIVWVIAAVFLFRFFYLGNA; this is encoded by the coding sequence ATGGACGCGATCAAACGCTATTTCGGTTTCGAAGAAGCAGGCACCAACCTGCGCACCGAACTGCTCGCCGGTTTCACCACCTTCCTCACGATGGCCTACATCATCTTCGTGAACCCGGCCATTCTCGGCGATGCCGGCATGCCGAAGGAGAGCGTGTTCGTCGCGACCTGCCTCGTGGCGGCGATCGCCTCGATCATCATGGGTCTCTACGCGAATTACCCGATCGCGCTCGCGCCCGGCATGGGCCTGAACGCGTACTTCGCGTACGCCGTGGTCAAGGGCATGGGCTTCACGTGGCAGGCCGCGCTCGGCGCCGTGTTCATTTCCGGCTGCCTGTTCTTCATCGTCACGTTGCTGCGCGTGCGCGAGGCGATCATCACGGGCATTCCGCATTCGCTGCGCGTGTCGATCACGGCGGGTATCGGCCTCTTTCTCGGCATCATCTCGCTCAAGACCTCGGGCGTGATCGTCGGCAGCCCGGCCACGCTCGTCGAGCTCGGCAATCTGCACGATCCGCACACGATCCTGTCGATCATCGGCTTCTTCGCGATCGTCACGCTCGACGTGCTGCGCGTGCGCGGCGCGATCCTGATCGGCATCGTGCTGGTCACCGTGCTGTCGTTCTTCTTCGGCGGCAACCAGTTCCACGGCATTTTCTCGGCGCCGCCGTCGATCGCGCCGACCTTCCTGCAACTCGACATCAAGGGCGCGCTGTCCACGGGCGTGCTCAACGTGATCCTCGTGTTCTTCCTCGTCGAACTGTTCGATGCGACCGGCACGCTGATGGGCGTCGCGAACCGCGCGGGGCTGCTCGTGCACGGCAAGATGCACCGCCTGAACCGCGCGCTGCTCGCGGACAGCACCGCGATTCTCGCGGGTTCGGTACTCGGCACCTCGTCGACGACGGCGTACATCGAAAGCGCCTCGGGCGTGCAAGCGGGCGGCCGCACCGGCCTGACCGCCGTCACCGTGGCCGTGCTGTTCCTCGCCTGCCTGTTCGTCGCGCCGCTCGCGGGCGTGGTGCCCGGCTACGCCACGGCACCGGCGCTGCTCTACGTCTCCTGCCTGATGCTGCGCGAACTCGCCGACCTGCCCTGGGACGACGCCACCGAAGTCGTGCCCGCCGCGCTCACGGCGCTGGCCATGCCGTTCACCTATTCGATCGCCAATGGCGTGGCGTTCGGGTTCATCTCGTACGCGGGCCTCAAGCTGCTGACGGGCCGCTTCCGCCAGGTCAAGCTGATCGTATGGGTGATCGCCGCCGTGTTCCTGTTCCGGTTCTTCTATCTCGGGAACGCGTAA
- a CDS encoding DUF4148 domain-containing protein: MNTLSRVVLGGLAAACCFTSAAALAQPYNAQGPLTRAQVRAELIEWLQAGYDPLDWIDYPQNAQQAGAIVAQRRAARAAAGAPGAMAPAQ, from the coding sequence ATGAACACCCTATCGCGTGTCGTGCTCGGCGGCCTCGCCGCGGCGTGCTGTTTCACGTCGGCCGCGGCGCTGGCGCAACCGTACAACGCCCAGGGACCGCTCACGCGCGCCCAGGTGCGCGCCGAGCTGATCGAATGGCTGCAGGCGGGCTACGATCCGCTCGACTGGATCGACTACCCGCAGAACGCGCAGCAAGCCGGCGCCATCGTCGCGCAGCGGCGCGCCGCGCGGGCGGCGGCCGGCGCGCCCGGCGCCATGGCTCCCGCGCAGTGA
- a CDS encoding AraC family transcriptional regulator — protein MSEKGTIAISLVNETLARARDGGLKVTALAQAAGIAPDLLDAPEARVSAAQYGALWSGIARALDDEFLGQDSHAMKSGSFIAMTHAALGARSGRQALQRAVHFMRLVLDDLAAQIDVDTQRVRVTLVHRPGTATPTLFAYATWFILVYGLLCWLVGRRIPLIAARFRCRAPAAAAEYQLMFCDDMVFDQPESWFELAPAFLDLPVIQTSDTARAFLRNAPGNFVVKYRHAGSFAARVRRTLRALPATAWPDADAIAQRLHVAPATLRRRLRQEGHSCQSIKDELRRDLAVAALRDTGRSVADIAASVGFAEPSAFHRAFRKWTGQRPAECRAAQSRAEAHADAR, from the coding sequence ATGAGCGAAAAAGGCACGATCGCGATAAGCCTCGTCAACGAGACGCTGGCCCGCGCCCGCGACGGCGGCCTGAAAGTGACCGCGCTCGCGCAGGCGGCCGGCATCGCGCCCGACCTGCTCGACGCGCCCGAGGCCCGTGTGAGCGCCGCGCAGTACGGCGCGCTGTGGTCGGGCATCGCGCGCGCACTCGACGACGAATTCCTCGGCCAGGATTCGCACGCGATGAAATCCGGCAGCTTCATCGCCATGACGCACGCGGCGCTCGGCGCGCGCAGCGGCCGCCAGGCGCTGCAACGCGCGGTGCATTTCATGCGGCTCGTGCTCGACGACCTGGCCGCCCAGATCGACGTCGATACCCAGCGCGTGCGCGTCACGCTCGTGCATCGTCCCGGCACGGCCACGCCCACGCTGTTCGCCTATGCCACGTGGTTCATCCTCGTCTACGGCTTGCTGTGCTGGCTCGTCGGGCGGCGCATTCCGCTGATCGCGGCGCGCTTTCGCTGCCGCGCGCCAGCCGCCGCCGCCGAGTATCAGCTGATGTTTTGCGACGACATGGTGTTCGATCAGCCGGAGTCGTGGTTCGAACTCGCGCCCGCCTTTCTCGACCTGCCCGTGATCCAGACGAGCGACACCGCGCGCGCGTTCCTGCGCAACGCGCCCGGCAACTTCGTCGTGAAGTACCGTCACGCGGGCTCGTTCGCGGCGCGCGTGCGGCGCACGCTGCGCGCGCTGCCCGCCACCGCGTGGCCCGACGCGGACGCCATCGCGCAACGCCTGCACGTCGCGCCCGCCACGCTGCGCCGCCGCCTGCGCCAGGAGGGTCATAGCTGCCAGTCGATCAAGGACGAACTGCGCCGCGATCTGGCGGTGGCGGCCCTGCGCGACACCGGCCGTTCCGTCGCCGATATCGCGGCTTCCGTCGGGTTCGCGGAGCCGAGCGCGTTTCATCGCGCATTCCGCAAATGGACCGGCCAGCGCCCCGCCGAATGCCGCGCCGCGCAGAGCCGCGCCGAGGCGCACGCGGACGCCCGCTGA
- a CDS encoding acyl-CoA dehydrogenase family protein, giving the protein MDDFLTDDQRMIRDAARDFSSERLAPNAAQWDREGKLPDDVVAQLGELGFLGMIVPAEQGGSYTDYIAYALAMEEIAAGCASCATLVSVHNSVGCGPILQFGTDAQKDRWLGKLASGELIGAFCLTEPQAGSEANNLRTRAELRDGQWVLNGNKQFVTNASRAGVAIVFAVTDPEAGKRGISAFVVPADTPGFNVGPAEKKMGIRASDTCPISLVDCTIPEANLLGQRGEGLKIALANLEGGRIGIAAQALGIARAAFDAARAYAHERVQFGEPIVKHQSVANMLADMHTRINAARHLVHHAARLRSAGKPCLSEASQAKLYASEMAEEVCSHAIQIHGGYGFLNDYPVERHYRDARITQIYEGTSEVQRMVIARQL; this is encoded by the coding sequence ATGGACGATTTCTTGACCGACGATCAGCGGATGATCCGCGACGCCGCGCGTGACTTCTCGAGCGAACGGCTCGCGCCCAACGCGGCGCAATGGGACCGTGAAGGCAAATTGCCCGACGACGTGGTCGCGCAACTGGGCGAGCTGGGCTTTCTCGGCATGATCGTGCCGGCTGAACAGGGCGGCTCGTACACCGACTACATCGCCTATGCGCTCGCGATGGAAGAGATCGCCGCGGGCTGCGCCTCGTGCGCGACGCTCGTGAGCGTGCACAACTCCGTGGGCTGCGGCCCGATCCTGCAATTCGGCACCGACGCGCAAAAAGACCGCTGGCTGGGCAAGCTCGCCAGCGGCGAGCTGATTGGCGCGTTCTGCCTGACCGAGCCGCAGGCGGGCTCCGAGGCGAACAATCTGCGCACGCGCGCGGAATTGCGCGACGGCCAGTGGGTGCTCAATGGCAACAAGCAGTTCGTGACCAACGCTTCGCGCGCGGGTGTCGCCATCGTGTTCGCGGTGACCGACCCGGAAGCGGGCAAGCGCGGCATTTCGGCATTCGTCGTGCCCGCCGACACGCCGGGCTTCAATGTGGGCCCGGCCGAGAAGAAGATGGGCATTCGCGCGTCGGACACCTGCCCGATTTCGCTCGTCGATTGCACGATTCCCGAGGCCAATCTGCTCGGCCAGCGCGGCGAGGGGCTCAAGATCGCGCTCGCGAATCTCGAAGGCGGCCGCATCGGCATTGCGGCGCAGGCGCTCGGCATCGCGCGCGCGGCCTTCGACGCGGCGCGCGCCTACGCGCACGAGCGCGTGCAGTTCGGCGAACCCATCGTCAAGCATCAAAGCGTGGCCAACATGCTGGCGGACATGCATACGCGCATCAACGCCGCGCGCCATCTCGTGCATCACGCGGCGCGCCTGCGCTCGGCGGGCAAGCCGTGTTTGTCAGAGGCTTCGCAGGCGAAGCTCTATGCTTCGGAAATGGCCGAGGAAGTGTGCTCGCACGCCATTCAGATTCATGGCGGCTATGGTTTTCTCAACGATTACCCGGTCGAGCGCCATTACCGCGACGCGCGCATCACGCAAATCTACGAAGGCACGAGCGAGGTACAACGCATGGTGATCGCGCGGCAGTTGTAA
- a CDS encoding AMP-binding protein produces MNGFTPSAQAFIDARDLLLRHRTNYARAYETFAWPQLDTFNWALDYFDVMARDNPAPALWIVDDLADGGTRYSYAQMSERSSRMANFLREQGVGRGDRLLLMLPNRVELWDVMLAAMKLGAIVLPATTQLSPDDVRERVEAGGARYVVVDAAELGKFDTLDAPVQRIAVGAQRDGWIDLSRAYEASADFTPDAPTRASDPLLLYFTSGTTSKPKLVEHTHESYPVGHLSTLYWVGLMPGDIHWNISSPGWAKHAWSCFFAPWNAQACVFVYNFARFTPKDTLAALVQYGVTTLCAPPTVWRMLVQEPLATYDVKLREIVGAGEPLNPEIIERVHKAWGITIRDGYGQTETTCQIGNPPGQPVVPGSMGRPLPGYRVELVDADDQPASEGEIALPLSHRPLGLMTGYANNAKASEYAMRNGYYHTSDVAMRRDDGYLVYVGRADDVFKSSDYRLSPFELESVLIEHEAIAEAAVVPSPDALRLSVPKAFVIVRQGYEAGPDLAREVFRFSREKLAPYKRIRRLQFSDLPKTISGKIRRVELRRREMERGAELAREPDEYWEDDFPELR; encoded by the coding sequence ATGAACGGTTTCACCCCTTCCGCGCAGGCCTTCATCGACGCACGCGATCTGCTGCTGCGTCATCGCACCAACTACGCGCGCGCCTATGAGACGTTCGCGTGGCCGCAACTCGACACGTTCAACTGGGCGCTCGATTACTTCGACGTGATGGCGCGCGACAACCCCGCGCCCGCGCTATGGATCGTCGACGATCTCGCCGACGGCGGTACGCGCTACTCGTACGCGCAGATGTCGGAGCGTTCGTCGCGCATGGCGAATTTCCTGCGCGAGCAGGGCGTGGGCCGCGGCGACCGGTTGCTGCTGATGCTGCCGAATCGCGTGGAGTTGTGGGACGTCATGCTCGCGGCGATGAAACTCGGCGCCATCGTGCTGCCCGCCACCACGCAGCTTTCCCCCGACGACGTGCGCGAGCGCGTGGAAGCGGGCGGCGCGCGCTATGTCGTGGTCGATGCCGCCGAACTCGGCAAGTTCGACACGCTCGACGCGCCAGTGCAGCGCATTGCCGTGGGCGCGCAGCGCGACGGCTGGATCGATCTGTCACGCGCTTACGAAGCCAGCGCGGACTTCACGCCCGACGCCCCCACGCGCGCGAGCGATCCGCTGCTGCTCTATTTCACCTCGGGCACGACCTCGAAGCCGAAGCTCGTCGAACACACGCACGAGAGCTATCCGGTCGGCCATCTCTCGACCCTGTATTGGGTTGGCCTGATGCCCGGCGACATTCACTGGAACATCAGCTCGCCCGGCTGGGCCAAGCACGCGTGGAGTTGCTTCTTCGCGCCGTGGAATGCGCAGGCCTGCGTGTTCGTCTACAACTTCGCGCGCTTCACGCCGAAGGACACGCTCGCCGCGCTCGTGCAATACGGCGTGACCACGCTCTGCGCGCCGCCCACGGTGTGGCGCATGCTCGTGCAGGAGCCGCTCGCGACCTATGACGTCAAGCTGCGCGAGATCGTGGGCGCGGGCGAGCCGCTCAATCCCGAGATCATCGAGCGCGTGCACAAAGCGTGGGGCATCACGATCCGCGACGGCTACGGGCAAACCGAAACCACCTGCCAGATCGGCAACCCGCCGGGCCAGCCGGTCGTGCCCGGCTCGATGGGCCGGCCGCTGCCCGGGTATCGCGTGGAACTCGTGGACGCCGACGATCAGCCCGCGAGCGAGGGCGAAATTGCGTTGCCGCTGAGTCACCGGCCGCTCGGCTTGATGACGGGCTACGCGAACAACGCGAAGGCCAGCGAGTACGCCATGCGCAACGGCTACTATCACACCTCTGATGTCGCGATGCGCCGCGACGACGGCTATCTCGTGTACGTGGGCCGCGCCGACGACGTGTTCAAGTCGTCCGACTACCGGCTGAGCCCGTTCGAACTCGAGAGCGTGCTGATCGAGCACGAGGCGATCGCGGAGGCGGCCGTGGTGCCGAGCCCCGACGCGCTGCGGCTTTCGGTGCCGAAGGCGTTCGTGATCGTGCGCCAGGGTTACGAGGCCGGCCCCGATCTCGCGCGCGAGGTGTTCCGCTTTTCGCGCGAAAAACTCGCGCCGTACAAGCGCATTCGCCGCCTGCAGTTCAGCGATCTGCCGAAAACGATCTCGGGCAAGATTCGCCGGGTGGAGTTGCGCCGCCGCGAAATGGAGCGCGGCGCGGAACTCGCGCGCGAACCCGACGAATACTGGGAAGACGACTTCCCTGAATTGCGCTGA
- a CDS encoding enoyl-CoA hydratase/isomerase family protein gives MNASTAAALAQPETGEAPHVLYRVVNGVAIVTLNRPAALNALSHAMVREIAVLLERVRGDANIVALVLEGAGPKGFCAGGDVRALYQLARAEQRDGAQGWRQFFVDEYRLDYALHTFDKPVVALLDGVTMGGGMGLGQAAALRVTTPRTKIAMPETRIGLVPDVGATHFLARLPVEMELYVGLTGAMLTGTDAVHCGLADACVGAEWLGAYEARLARAQWSGDTLATLRDVFTASGDNADDDHVARSAIAAIEPLVARHFTRDKRVIEIVASLRADLARNSHSESERAWFEATLDAFAHFSPTMLEVTREALLRGREITLAESFRMELGIVSQSIEEGDFCEGVRAHLVDKDRSPRWSPATLDAVTAQRVQHFLASPWRDEAHPLADLGASAS, from the coding sequence ATGAATGCATCGACCGCTGCGGCGCTCGCCCAACCGGAAACCGGCGAGGCGCCGCACGTGCTGTATCGCGTGGTCAACGGCGTGGCCATCGTCACGCTCAATCGCCCGGCCGCGCTCAATGCGCTCTCGCACGCGATGGTGCGCGAGATCGCCGTGCTGCTCGAACGCGTGCGCGGCGACGCGAACATCGTCGCGCTCGTGCTGGAAGGCGCGGGTCCGAAGGGCTTTTGCGCGGGCGGCGACGTGCGGGCGCTGTATCAACTGGCGCGCGCGGAGCAGCGCGATGGCGCGCAAGGCTGGCGGCAGTTTTTCGTCGACGAATACCGGCTGGATTACGCGCTGCATACGTTCGACAAACCGGTCGTGGCGCTGCTCGACGGCGTGACGATGGGCGGCGGCATGGGGCTCGGCCAGGCGGCAGCGCTGCGCGTAACGACCCCGCGCACGAAGATCGCGATGCCGGAAACGCGCATTGGTCTCGTGCCCGACGTGGGCGCCACGCATTTTCTCGCGCGCCTGCCCGTGGAAATGGAACTGTACGTGGGCCTCACGGGCGCGATGCTCACGGGCACCGACGCCGTGCATTGCGGTCTCGCCGATGCGTGCGTGGGCGCCGAATGGCTCGGCGCTTACGAAGCGCGGCTCGCGCGGGCGCAATGGTCCGGCGATACGCTCGCAACGCTGCGCGATGTCTTCACGGCATCGGGCGATAACGCAGATGACGACCACGTAGCGCGCAGCGCCATCGCCGCAATCGAGCCGCTCGTGGCGCGCCACTTCACGCGCGACAAACGCGTGATCGAGATCGTTGCCTCATTGCGCGCCGACCTCGCCCGCAACTCGCACAGCGAAAGCGAACGCGCATGGTTCGAAGCCACGCTCGACGCGTTCGCGCATTTTTCGCCAACTATGCTCGAAGTCACGCGCGAAGCCCTGCTGCGCGGGCGCGAGATCACGCTCGCCGAGAGCTTCCGCATGGAACTGGGCATCGTGAGCCAATCGATCGAGGAAGGCGACTTCTGCGAAGGCGTACGCGCGCATCTCGTCGACAAAGATCGCTCGCCGCGCTGGTCGCCCGCGACGCTCGACGCCGTCACGGCGCAACGCGTGCAGCATTTTCTCGCCTCGCCGTGGCGCGACGAGGCGCATCCGCTCGCGGATCTCGGTGCTTCGGCATCCTGA
- a CDS encoding chloride channel protein, which produces MSSLPPLTPPPVPRSRSADDRPPPRSPLATLAVVTILTGIGAGLGGMLLALLLHEIQHLAYGYSASHVIGNESFLQGVTGTSPARRVAVLVACGVIGGGGWWALYRYGRPLVSIAAAIKPGGARMPLAATTVHALLQIVTVALGSPLGREVAPREIGAVVASWLAKRTGLTGPERRVMIACGAGAGLAAVYNVPLGGAVFVLEVLLGTFGWSAVVPAITTSAIAAVVAWIGLGDEQQYHVPAYAINAQLVVWSVLCGPLFGAAAHGFARLTSRARSASPKDWRLPLYSLVNFAGIGVLAIGFPQLLGNGKGPAGLSFDDDLGIGLAATLLVLRVLITTTTLRAGAKGGLLTPGLANGALLAIVLGGLANHVWPGMAPGAFAIVGAAAFLASSMQMPVTATVLVLEFTHANHDLAIPMLLAVAGSIATLRLLERPPPTAAAPMGERERRLAALREPTTRASAD; this is translated from the coding sequence GTGTCCTCCCTTCCGCCGCTTACGCCGCCGCCCGTCCCGCGCTCCCGTTCCGCCGACGACCGCCCGCCGCCGCGCAGCCCGCTCGCCACGCTCGCCGTGGTCACGATCCTCACCGGCATCGGCGCCGGGCTCGGCGGCATGCTGCTCGCGCTGCTATTGCACGAAATCCAGCATCTCGCGTACGGCTACAGCGCGAGCCACGTGATCGGCAACGAGAGCTTTCTGCAAGGCGTGACGGGTACCTCGCCCGCGCGGCGCGTGGCCGTGCTGGTGGCGTGCGGCGTGATCGGCGGCGGCGGCTGGTGGGCGCTGTATCGCTACGGGCGGCCGCTCGTGAGCATCGCCGCGGCGATCAAGCCGGGCGGCGCGCGCATGCCGCTCGCCGCAACCACCGTGCACGCGCTGCTGCAGATCGTGACCGTCGCGCTCGGCTCGCCGCTCGGCCGCGAAGTCGCCCCGCGCGAGATCGGCGCCGTGGTCGCGAGCTGGCTGGCGAAACGCACCGGCCTCACCGGCCCGGAGCGCCGCGTGATGATCGCGTGCGGCGCGGGCGCGGGCCTCGCGGCCGTCTACAACGTACCGCTCGGCGGCGCCGTGTTCGTGCTCGAAGTCCTGCTCGGCACGTTCGGCTGGTCGGCGGTCGTGCCCGCGATCACGACTTCGGCCATTGCCGCCGTGGTCGCGTGGATCGGTCTCGGCGACGAGCAGCAATACCACGTGCCCGCCTACGCCATCAACGCGCAGCTCGTGGTGTGGTCGGTGCTGTGCGGGCCGCTCTTCGGCGCCGCCGCGCACGGCTTCGCGCGCCTCACGAGCCGCGCGCGCAGCGCGTCGCCGAAAGACTGGCGGCTGCCGCTCTACTCGCTCGTGAACTTCGCAGGCATCGGCGTGCTGGCGATCGGGTTTCCGCAATTGCTGGGCAACGGCAAAGGCCCGGCAGGCCTGAGTTTCGACGACGATCTCGGCATCGGCCTGGCGGCCACGCTGCTGGTGCTGCGCGTGCTCATCACGACCACCACGCTGCGCGCGGGCGCGAAAGGCGGGCTACTTACGCCGGGACTCGCGAACGGCGCGTTGCTCGCGATCGTGCTCGGCGGCCTCGCCAATCACGTGTGGCCGGGCATGGCGCCGGGCGCGTTCGCGATCGTGGGCGCAGCGGCATTTCTCGCATCGTCGATGCAAATGCCCGTGACGGCCACCGTGCTCGTGCTCGAATTCACGCACGCGAATCACGATCTCGCGATCCCGATGCTGCTCGCGGTGGCTGGCTCGATCGCCACGCTGCGCCTGCTCGAACGCCCGCCGCCAACCGCCGCCGCGCCCATGGGCGAACGCGAGCGGCGCCTCGCCGCGCTGCGCGAGCCCACCACGCGGGCGTCGGCTGACTAA
- the ppnP gene encoding pyrimidine/purine nucleoside phosphorylase, producing the protein MTAATQFDQVSVIKRANVYFDGKCVSHTVLFADGSRKTLGVILPGTLNFGTDAPELMEVQAGQCRIRLAGSDEWQTYGAGDSFSVPGNSRFDIDVVETLDYVCSYL; encoded by the coding sequence ATGACGGCCGCAACGCAATTCGATCAGGTATCCGTAATCAAACGCGCCAACGTCTATTTCGACGGCAAGTGCGTTTCGCACACCGTGCTGTTCGCCGACGGCTCGCGCAAGACGCTCGGCGTGATCCTGCCCGGCACGCTCAACTTCGGCACCGACGCGCCGGAACTCATGGAAGTGCAAGCCGGCCAGTGCCGCATCCGCCTCGCGGGCAGCGACGAATGGCAGACCTACGGCGCGGGCGACTCGTTCTCGGTGCCGGGCAACAGCCGCTTCGACATCGACGTGGTCGAAACGCTCGACTACGTGTGCAGCTACCTGTAA
- a CDS encoding family 1 encapsulin nanocompartment shell protein → MNNLHRELAPISTAAWSQIEEEVARTFKRSLAGRRVVDVEGPGGPALAAIGTGHQNGIEAPLEGIRARQREVKAIVELRVPFELSRDAIDDVERGAEDSDWQPAKDAATRLAFAEDRAIFDGYTAAQITGIREGTSNPILPLPANLADYPEVVAKALEQLRLQGVDGPYAVLLGSDAYTAVSEASDQGYPILEHIRRLVNGEIIWAPAIVGGAILSTRGGDFAFHLGQDVSIGYASHDDRSVRLYLQESFTFMLLTSEASVAVKAE, encoded by the coding sequence ATGAATAACCTCCATCGCGAGCTGGCGCCCATTTCCACGGCCGCGTGGTCGCAGATCGAAGAAGAAGTCGCGCGCACCTTCAAGCGCTCGCTCGCGGGCCGCCGCGTCGTGGACGTCGAAGGCCCGGGCGGCCCGGCGCTCGCCGCCATCGGCACCGGCCACCAGAACGGCATCGAGGCGCCGCTCGAAGGCATCCGCGCGCGCCAGCGCGAAGTGAAGGCGATCGTCGAACTGCGCGTGCCGTTCGAGCTGTCGCGCGACGCCATCGACGACGTCGAGCGCGGTGCCGAAGACTCCGACTGGCAGCCGGCCAAGGACGCGGCCACGCGCCTCGCGTTCGCGGAAGACCGCGCGATCTTCGACGGCTACACGGCCGCGCAGATCACGGGCATCCGCGAAGGCACGTCGAACCCGATCCTGCCGCTGCCCGCCAATCTCGCCGATTACCCCGAGGTGGTCGCGAAGGCGCTCGAGCAACTGCGCCTGCAAGGCGTGGACGGCCCGTACGCCGTGCTGCTGGGCTCCGACGCCTACACGGCCGTGAGCGAGGCGAGCGACCAGGGCTACCCGATCCTCGAGCACATCCGCCGCCTCGTGAACGGCGAGATCATCTGGGCGCCGGCCATCGTCGGCGGCGCGATCCTGAGCACGCGCGGCGGCGACTTCGCGTTCCATCTGGGCCAGGACGTGTCGATCGGCTATGCGTCGCACGACGACCGCAGCGTGCGGCTGTATCTGCAGGAGAGCTTCACGTTCATGCTGCTGACCTCGGAAGCTTCGGTGGCGGTGAAGGCGGAGTAA